Proteins co-encoded in one Fusarium musae strain F31 chromosome 3, whole genome shotgun sequence genomic window:
- a CDS encoding hypothetical protein (EggNog:ENOG41) — MERKRKLPARAAARGENAAKKRNVTPRERSATPAAPPPAPEPEPAPEPEEPPPPPLPKSIQAGKPLPTVEVAQPEELSSKEYQSVGESGVLAESLFRSRHKWISEGLFAKYWTKPHKRKGVLNEDPKNPAKDTMSKVGTVTITIEPHIIEATMYVVKDPKPKTQPVPQQQPQHRPILQYGPPNGSMPPPVAPPASAAGTPAQNRVAAAKSIPQSPSQGPAQSPAQSSQTLPRTSQGQIATSTTAAVNTATPSPSPSLQPRPQVGGPVAPSPTPSISQATPNISAPVAHMSASGPTVAPAASTRPITAPLMSPAPRPPPNAHPPASGLAKPAPAPIPSPAPGVPASGAAPAAKPSANDPVIALLAQKASGDAELRDLMKRVAVGQAKEGELAHFQKIIDQLNAEYRSRGGQQGPSADRLLVDGRTVQYFATEVRTILDIVLASNPNQKSSELRPPQGSDPLVVLLVKTALEDQRTRDMIRRIAENRPGFTDATDLKEILDRLHRDMKTAPRASPAPVQIRQQTPNSIPNGQQKALHNGPPPNPQALRSKGPPPVPKPDITAVVFDFGSGDRYLFPKFSILEYLPTATGQQVVASFLIVRKGSTSEYGGDPKLDYYQPVTIRLFTPSGRHLENLARVVAPQDDVRRYMDDVMDHMTRAEYVLLAMRLPKASSDGEKDGAASEEPRTNGSTPKPDSAIEPKPAAKVGVLWTSKGNSETPPVEGRLSKPARYAEQEAEAKYQRLISQVSAKDNEA; from the exons ATGGAGCGAAAGCGCAAACTGCCCGCGCGGGCTGCCGCTCGAGGCGAAAATGCTGCCAAAAAGCGCAATGTTACACCTCGAGAGCGATCTGCGACGCCTGCTGCCCCCCCGCCAgctccagagccagagccagctCCGGAACCTGAAGAACCTCCCCCGCCTCCATTGCCCAAATCGATTCAAGCTGGCAAACCTCTCCCAACGGTAGAAGTCGCGCAGCCAGAAGAACTGTCGTCAAAGGAGTATCAGTCGGTTGGTGAAAG TGGTGTACTTGCCGAATCACTCTTCCGATCCCGTCACAAATGGATCAGCGAAGGCTTGTTTGCAAAGTATTGGACGAAACCCCATAAGCGCAAAGGTGTTCTCAATGAAGATCCTAAAAACCCGGCCAAGGATACCATGTCAAAGGTGGGCACCGTAACGATTACGATTGAGCCTCATATAATCGAAGCCACGATGTACGTGGTGAAGGACCCGAAACCGAAAACTCAGCCCGTACCACAGCAGCAACCACAGCACCGTCCGATCCTTCAGTATGGTCCTCCAAATGGTTCCATGCCTCCACCAGTGGCGCCTCCAGCATCGGCAGCTGGCACCCCGGCACAGAATAGGGTGGCGGCAGCGAAATCTATACCACAAAGTCCATCACAGGGCCCAGCTCAAAGTCCGGCTCAGTCATCTCAAACCCTTCCCAGGACATCTCAAGGCCAGATTGCTACTTCAACGACAGCCGCGGTGAACACTGCGACACCATCCCCGAGTCCAAGCTTACAGCCAAGACCACAAGTTGGAGGGCCTGTAgcaccatctccaacaccatcaatcTCACAAGCGACTCCCAACATTTCCGCCCCAGTGGCACATATGTCAGCTTCAGGGCCAACTGtagcaccagcagcatccACTAGGCCGATAACAGCTCCTCTAATGTCTCCAGCCCCCCGACCGCCTCCAAATGCTCATCCGCCTGCGAGTGGCCTCGCCAAACCTGCTCCAGCTCCAATTCCTAGCCCAGCTCCAGGTGTCCCTGCTTCAGGTGCTGCCCCTGCTGCGAAACCGTCGGCTAACGATCCCGTGATTGCTTTATTGGCACAGAAGGCTTCGGGAGATGCAGAGCTGCGGGACCTCATGAAGAGAGTGGCCGTGGGGCAAGCAAAAGAGGGTGAATTAGCTCACTTTCAGAAGATCATAGATCAACTTAATGCCGAATATCGAAGTAGAGGGGGGCAGCAAGGGCCATCGGCAGATCGTCTTCTTGTCGATGGCCGTACAGTGCAATATTTTGCTACGGAAGTCAGGACTATTCTTGATATTGTCTTGGCCTCTAACCCCAACCAGAAGTCGTCCGAGCTGCGGCCACCACAAGGCAGTGATCCGCTTGTCGTTCTATTGGTCAAGACTGCCCTAGAGGACCAGAGGACACGGGATATGATTCGAAGGATTGCGGAAAACCGACCCGGCTTTACTGATGCTACAGATCTCAAGGAGATCTTAGATCGGCTGCATCGCGACATGAAGACCGCACCGAGAGCTTCCCCTGCCCCTGTACAAATCCGCCAGCAAACCCCGAACAGCATACCGAATGGACAACAAAAGGCACTCCATAATGGACCTCCACCTAACCCACAAGCTCTTAGATCAAAGGGGCCACCACCTGTGCCCAAACCAGACATTACTGCTGTTGTTTTTGACTTTGGAAGCGGTGACCGATATCTGTTTCCCAAATTCAGTATTTTGGAATATCTGCCAACTGCGACTGGCCAACAAGTTGTGGCCTCATTTCTAATTGTTCGCAAGGGAAGCACATCTGAATATGGAGGCGACCCAAAGCTAGACTACTACCAACCCGTCACGATACGTCTCTTCACACCATCTGGTCGCCATCTGGAGAATCTCGCACGAGTGGTCGCTCCCCAAGATGACGTCAGGCGCTATATGGACGATGTCATGGATCATATGACCCGCGCCGAATATGTTCTCCTCGCAATGAGGCTCCCGAAAGCCAGTTCGGACGGAGAGAAAGACGGCGCGGCCTCGGAGGAACCCAGGACAAACGGCTCGACACCAAAGCCTGACTCGGCGATAGAGCCGAAGCCCGCCGCGAAGGTTGGCGTTCTTTGGACGTCCAAAGGCAATTCTGAAACTCCACCAGTAGAAGGACGGCTGTCAAAGCCAGCTCGATATGCTGAGCAGGAGGCTGAAGCTAAGTACCAGCGCCTGATCAGTCAAGTGTCTGCAAAGGACAACGAGGCCTAA